In Anthonomus grandis grandis chromosome 5, icAntGran1.3, whole genome shotgun sequence, the following are encoded in one genomic region:
- the LOC126736056 gene encoding protein TAPT1 homolog — MEDKSNIEKKLRFRQNSKLLFGEAQESLKNGQKSSAESVFYKPEKNPSLFSFLKVEVTRDYMLENDEERFSAGREKFYSFMKIPKEVEKFMLYGVMHCIDNFLFVYTFLPIRVLLALLALITRPFSKCFGLGDQRNKRILTPAEICDLLKAVIILFCTMSLWLVDTNMMYHLIKSQSVIKLYIFYNMLEIGDKLLISFGQDTIDALLWTATEPKGRKREHLGLIPHLFLALVYVLMHSVLILFQATTLNVAVNASNKALLTIMMSNNFVELKGSVFKKFDKNNLFQVSCSDVRERFHLVVLLFVVILQTMKEYSWKPDILWQLMFDSMAVLIAEVFVDWIKHAFITRFNELQLDVYKDYTTSLAYDLSQKQQKQAFSGHSDLVARRMGFIPIPLSVVVARVLFASISIYNVLAIIIFFIGYLCLWSIKILNSIIVFGRACRIITQHKLERTTQNSPVNSDRDKYRNIATSPQHQPVVENQPKRVIFEDLQSSDLGASAIFANSTVDLKEASLNEELLKINGEDIRVEQVNEEIVTRSVPDIKKELNDMVYNSTGEEPMKKSESEPNLVNLAEGQSSKEL; from the exons ATGGAGGATAagtcaaatattgaaaaaaagctACGATTTCGGCAAAATTCCAAGCTGCTCTTCGGAGAGGCACAGGAGTCACTTAAAAATGGACAGAAAAGTAGTGCAGAATCAGTATTTTACAAGCCAG AAAAGAACCCTTCGCTGTTCTCATTTCTCAAAGTCGAAGTTACCAGAGACTATATGCTTGAAAATGATGAAGAGAGATTCAGCGCAGGCCGAGAAAAGTTTTATTCTTTCATGAAAATACCTAAGGAGGTGGAGAAGTTTATGTTGTATGGAGTGATGCATTGtatcgataattttttgtttgtttataccTTTTTGCCTATAAGGGTTCTACTGGCATTATTGGCCCTTATTACCAGAccattttctaaatgttttgg TTTGGGTGaccaaagaaataaaagaatattaacCCCGGCAGAAATCTGCGATCTCCTTAAGGcagtgataattttattttgtacaatGTCTCTCTGGCTGGTGGACACTAACATGATGTACCACCTGATAAAAAGCCAATcggtaataaaattatatatattttacaatatgTTAGAAATTGGGGATAAATTGTTAATATCATTTGGACAAGACACTATTGATGCCTTGCTTTGGACAGCCACTGAACCTAAAGGGAGAAAAAGGGAACATTTGGGGCTCATTCCCCATTTGTTTTTAGCTTTGGTGTATGTCT TAATGCATAGTGTCCTGATACTGTTTCAAGCGACCACTTTAAATGTAGCAGTAAACGCTAGCAATAAGGCATTGCTTACCATAATGATGTCTAATAAT tTTGTGGAACTCAAAGggagtgtatttaaaaaatttgacaaaaacaaCCTCTTTCAAGTGTCCTGCAGTGACGTGAGGGAAAGATTCCACTTGGTTGTACTGCTTTTTGTTGTTATCCTACAAACGATGAAAGAATACAGTTGGAAACCGGACATTTTATGGCAGCTAATGTTTGATTCTATGGCAGTGTTGATTGCCGAAGTGTTTGTTGACTGGATCAAACATGCTTTTATTACAAG ATTCAATGAGTTACAATTGGATGTCTATAAAGACTACACAACCAGCTTGGCTTATGACTTATCCCAAAAGCAACAAAAACAAGCATTTTCAGGGCATTCGGACTTAGTTGCCAGGAGAATGGGGTTCATCCCAATACCACTAAGTGTGGTGGTGGCCAGGGTCTTGTTCGCCTCGATAAGCATTTATAATGTGCttgctattattatattttttatcgg CTACTTATGCCTATGGTCCATAAAAATCCTAAACAGTATCATAGTGTTCGGCCGCGCCTGTCGCATAATAACGCAACACAAACTGGAGCGCACGACCCAAAACAGTCCCGTAAACTCCGATCGGGACAAGTATCGTAATATCGCCACCAGTCCTCAACACCAACCCGTAGTAGAAAATCAGCCGAAACGGGTGATTTTCGAGGATCTTCAGTCCTCGGATTTGGGCGCGTCCGCCATATTCGCCAACAGCACCGTCGACTTGAAAGAGGCGAGTCTCAACGAGGAATTATTGAAAATCAACGGGGAGGACATCCGAGTGGAACAAGTTAACGAGGAAATCGTGACGCGTAGCGTGCCCGATATCAAAAAAGAGTTGAACGATATGGTGTATAACAGTACCGGTGAGGAACCGATGAAAAAGAGCGAGAGCGAACCTAATTTGGTTAATTTAGCTGAGGGGCAAAGTAGTAAGGAGTTATAA